From one Hirundo rustica isolate bHirRus1 chromosome W, bHirRus1.pri.v3, whole genome shotgun sequence genomic stretch:
- the LOC120764856 gene encoding terminal nucleotidyltransferase 5C-like, which produces MHTSSHPATPTDITMTEDLDHRFSYLTWDQIKILDRVLTEAIPIHGRGNFPTLEVKPKDIIYMVKEQLIEKQIHIRDIRLNGSTASHILVKHNGTSYKDLDIIFGVELPSELEFQVVKEAVLNCLLDFLPKCANKQKITAQTMKDAYVQKMVKVSTDHDRWSLISLSNNSGKNVELKFVSLLRRQFEFSVDSFQIILDSILAVYRASDWPLTQDCHPTIIAESVYGDFNQAMDHLKYKLISTRNPEEIRGGGLLKYSNLLVRDFKPADEAEIKFLERYMCSRFFIDFPNVAEQQRKIESYLRNHFIGEEKSKYNYLMTLRGVVNKSTVCLMGHKRRQTLNMITILALKVLGEQNIILNVANVTCYYQPAPYISDRNFSNYYIAHGQPPMFYQPYPFHIQLQSRMV; this is translated from the coding sequence CCAACTGATATCACAATGACTGAGGACTTGGACCACAGATTCAGTTATCTCACCTGGGATCAGATTAAAATCCTGGATCGGGTTTTAACTGAGGCTATACCTATTCATGGGAGAGGAAATTTTCCAACCCTGGAAGTAAAGCCAAAGGATATAATCTATATGGTAAAGGAGCAGCTCATTGAGAAGCAGATCCATATCAGGGACATCCGCCTGAATGGTTCCACTGCCAGTCATATCCTGGTGAAGCACAATGGCACCAGTTACAAGGACCTGGACATAATTTTTGGAGTGGAACTTCCCAGTGAGCTTGAGTTCCAGGTCGTTAAGGAAGCAGTTCTCAATTGCCTGTTGGACTTCTTGCCAAAATGTGCTAACAAGCAAAAAATCACGGCTCAGACCATGAAAGATGCCTATGTGCAGAAGATGGTCAAAGTCTCCACTGACCACGACCGCTGGAGCCTCATCTCACTGTCTAACAACAGCGGCAAGAACGTGGAGCTGAAGTTTGTCAGCTTGCTCCGGCGGCAGTTTGAGTTCAGCGTGGACTCCTTCCAGATCATCCTGGACTCCATCCTGGCTGTCTACAGAGCTTCAGACTGGCCCCTGACCCAGGACTGTCACCCCACCATCATTGCTGAGAGCGTGTACGGGGACTTCAACCAAGCCATGGACCACCTGAAATACAAACTGATCTCCACTCGGAACCCAGAGGAGATCAGGGGAGGCGGCCTCCTGAAGTACAGCAACCTCCTGGTCCGTGACTTTAAGCCGGCAGATGAGgctgaaattaaatttctggAACGTTACATGTGCTCCAGGTTCTTCATTGATTTTCCCAACGttgctgagcagcagaggaaaatcgAGTCCTACCTGCGCAACCACTTCATCGGGGAGGAGAAGAGCAAGTACAACTACTTGATGACCCTGCGTGGGGTGGTGAACAAGAGCACAGTCTGCCTCATGGGGCACAAGCGAAGGCAAACCCTCAATATGATCACAATTCTGGCTTTAAAAGTGCTTGGAGAACAAAACATCATCCTGAACGTGGCCAATGTCACATGCTACTACCAGCCTGCTCCCTATATCAGTGACAGAAACTTTAGCAACTACTACATTGCTCATGGACAACCCCCCATGTTCTACCAGCCGTACCCTTTCCACATACAGCTACAAAGCAGGATGGTGTAG